From Acidothermus cellulolyticus 11B, a single genomic window includes:
- the aroQ gene encoding type II 3-dehydroquinate dehydratase produces the protein MSLRVLVLNGPNLSRLGVREPEIYGTATYDDLVRACQETAAELGLDVDVRQTNDEAELISWLHGAADTRTPVVLNPAAFTHYSYALRDAVAMRTAPLVEVHLTNPAAREEFRHTSVIAGVASGTIAGFGLDSYRLALRAIAALLAAGSR, from the coding sequence ATGAGCCTGCGGGTACTCGTCCTCAACGGGCCGAACCTCTCCCGGCTCGGGGTGCGTGAGCCGGAGATCTACGGGACGGCGACGTACGACGACCTCGTCCGCGCCTGTCAGGAGACGGCCGCGGAGCTCGGCCTGGACGTCGACGTCCGGCAGACCAACGACGAGGCAGAACTGATCAGCTGGTTGCACGGCGCCGCCGACACCCGCACGCCCGTCGTCCTCAACCCCGCCGCCTTCACCCACTACTCGTACGCGCTGCGGGACGCCGTGGCGATGCGCACCGCGCCGCTCGTCGAGGTGCACCTCACGAATCCGGCGGCGCGCGAAGAGTTCCGGCACACCTCGGTGATCGCCGGCGTGGCCAGCGGCACGATCGCCGGGTTTGGTCTCGACTCGTACCGGCTCGCGCTGCGGGCGATTGCGGCGCTGCTGGCCGCCGGTTCCCGGTAG
- the nusB gene encoding transcription antitermination factor NusB, whose product MPARTKARKRALDVLFEADLRAADPLEILADHTARADTPVPEYAVRLVEGVAAHRAEIDRIIEQFAVGWTLQRMPTVDRNILRLAIYELLWVTEVPDAVVLAEAVKLAQDLSTAESAPFVNGVLAAVRANQATVTASPPPGEPPD is encoded by the coding sequence ATGCCGGCGCGAACCAAGGCCCGCAAGCGCGCCCTCGACGTGCTCTTCGAAGCTGACCTACGTGCCGCCGATCCGCTCGAGATCCTTGCTGATCACACGGCCCGGGCTGACACGCCAGTCCCGGAGTACGCGGTTCGGTTGGTCGAAGGAGTCGCAGCGCATCGAGCCGAGATCGATCGGATCATCGAACAGTTCGCGGTCGGCTGGACCCTGCAGCGGATGCCCACGGTCGACCGCAACATCCTCCGGCTCGCGATCTACGAGCTGCTCTGGGTCACCGAGGTTCCGGACGCCGTTGTGCTGGCCGAGGCGGTGAAGCTGGCCCAGGACCTCTCAACGGCCGAGTCGGCGCCGTTCGTCAACGGCGTACTCGCCGCTGTACGGGCGAACCAGGCGACGGTTACAGCGAGTCCACCGCCCGGCGAGCCTCCGGATTGA
- a CDS encoding prepilin peptidase, with amino-acid sequence MTVTHALEFAIAAAFGAIVGSFLNVVIWRLPRGESIIRPRSRCISCGEAIRPRDNVPIAGWLLLRGRCRSCGARIPVRYPLVEALTAGLFILGLWRFGLSWEMASFWYLSAVGVALAYIDLDTHRLPDRLTLPSYAVAAALLGVAAVTRHRPERMLLALLGMAVMYGFFFLLMVIKPGGMGFGDVKLSGVLGLYLGYLGLGILFVGAFLAFLLGGLAAVGALVRRRATRHSTIAFGPALVAGALAAALFGGAIVHAYTGMLA; translated from the coding sequence GTGACCGTGACGCACGCCCTTGAGTTCGCCATCGCCGCGGCGTTCGGCGCTATCGTCGGTTCTTTCCTCAACGTCGTGATCTGGCGGCTGCCGCGGGGAGAATCGATCATCCGCCCTCGGTCGAGATGCATCTCCTGCGGCGAGGCGATTCGACCGCGGGACAATGTGCCGATCGCCGGCTGGCTGCTGCTGCGCGGCCGGTGCCGCAGCTGCGGTGCGCGCATCCCGGTCCGGTATCCGCTCGTCGAAGCCCTGACCGCGGGACTCTTCATTCTCGGCCTGTGGCGGTTCGGTCTCAGTTGGGAGATGGCGTCGTTCTGGTATCTGAGCGCGGTTGGGGTCGCGCTCGCGTACATCGACCTCGACACCCACCGGCTGCCGGATCGGCTGACCCTACCGTCGTACGCCGTCGCCGCCGCGCTTCTTGGCGTCGCGGCGGTGACGCGGCATCGCCCCGAGCGCATGCTGCTCGCTCTCCTTGGCATGGCCGTGATGTACGGCTTCTTCTTCCTGCTTATGGTGATCAAGCCGGGCGGCATGGGCTTCGGTGATGTCAAACTTTCCGGAGTCCTGGGACTTTACCTCGGTTATCTCGGGCTCGGGATCCTCTTTGTCGGTGCGTTTCTTGCGTTCCTTCTCGGCGGTCTCGCCGCTGTCGGTGCGCTTGTCCGGCGCCGGGCGACCAGACACAGCACGATTGCCTTTGGGCCGGCACTCGTCGCCGGCGCACTGGCGGCAGCCCTCTTCGGGGGAGCGATCGTGCATGCCTACACGGGAATGCTTGCCTAA
- the efp gene encoding elongation factor P, giving the protein MATTNDLKNGMTLDLDGELWNVVEFQHVKPGKGPAFVRTKLKHVLTGKVVDKTFNAGVKVDVATVDKRTMQYLYREGDSFVFMDTETYDQYHIPAQTVGDAANFLLENAEAVVALHEGTPLYVELPAAVELTITYTEPGVQGDRSTGGTKPATLETGAQIQVPLFITTGEKVKVDTRTGEYLGRANS; this is encoded by the coding sequence GTGGCCACCACCAACGACCTCAAGAACGGGATGACCCTCGACCTGGACGGCGAGCTCTGGAACGTCGTCGAATTTCAGCACGTCAAGCCCGGCAAGGGCCCAGCCTTCGTCCGGACCAAGCTCAAGCACGTGCTCACCGGCAAGGTGGTGGACAAGACCTTCAACGCCGGGGTGAAAGTCGACGTTGCAACGGTCGACAAGCGGACCATGCAGTACCTCTACCGCGAAGGTGACAGTTTCGTGTTCATGGACACCGAAACGTACGATCAATATCACATCCCGGCACAGACCGTCGGCGACGCCGCGAACTTCCTCCTGGAGAACGCCGAGGCGGTCGTCGCATTGCATGAGGGCACGCCGCTGTACGTCGAGCTGCCGGCCGCCGTCGAACTCACCATCACCTACACCGAGCCGGGCGTGCAGGGCGACCGGTCGACCGGCGGGACCAAGCCGGCGACGCTGGAGACCGGCGCGCAGATCCAGGTGCCGCTCTTCATCACCACGGGCGAGAAGGTGAAGGTCGATACCCGCACCGGCGAGTACCTCGGCCGCGCCAACTCCTGA
- a CDS encoding shikimate kinase — protein sequence MPPVVVLIGPPGAGKSTVGRALASRLAVSFEDTDDVIEQRAGKRIAEIFLTDGEAAFRQLEKAVVADRLAAHTGVLALGGGAILDDDTRALLADHTVIYLEVEFSEAVRRVGLNRDRPLLLGNPRAQLRALMDARRPLYEQTATHTVGTTGRTPDEVADEIAALITVREENR from the coding sequence ATGCCGCCGGTCGTCGTCCTCATCGGCCCGCCGGGGGCGGGCAAGAGCACCGTGGGTCGTGCCCTGGCGTCCCGGCTCGCCGTCTCGTTCGAGGACACCGACGACGTGATCGAACAGCGGGCGGGGAAGCGGATCGCGGAGATCTTTCTCACCGACGGCGAGGCGGCGTTCCGGCAATTGGAGAAGGCCGTCGTGGCGGACCGGCTCGCCGCCCACACCGGCGTCCTCGCCCTCGGCGGCGGTGCGATCTTGGACGACGATACCCGAGCCCTGCTCGCCGACCACACGGTGATCTATCTCGAGGTGGAGTTCAGCGAGGCGGTCCGGCGGGTCGGTCTCAATCGGGACCGTCCGCTCCTCCTCGGCAATCCGCGGGCTCAGCTCCGCGCCTTGATGGACGCCCGCCGGCCGTTGTACGAACAGACCGCCACTCACACCGTCGGCACGACCGGCCGGACGCCGGACGAGGTCGCGGACGAGATCGCCGCACTGATCACGGTTCGCGAGGAGAACCGATGA
- a CDS encoding PilN domain-containing protein, with translation MSVTTTTRVGDLPRVNLLPPELHERRRVRAAQAGAGAAIALALVGVVFAYTQQGHAVDTAKKQLADQQQQETQLTAQLRRLSDVRTTAAQLAASEALLSRAMATEIQWSTFLADFSVIVPNSVWLVQLNAQEDVQPGTLAAPNAAPQTVGSVTLQGYGKAWPDLATLLDSLGKETSHGIVQPYFSTAQETFIGTVKVIQYQASTALSPAALSGRCVNPGSC, from the coding sequence ATGAGTGTGACTACAACCACCCGTGTCGGTGACTTGCCCCGGGTCAATCTGCTGCCGCCGGAGCTGCACGAACGGCGGCGGGTCCGTGCGGCTCAGGCGGGTGCCGGTGCGGCCATCGCTCTCGCATTGGTCGGAGTGGTTTTCGCTTACACGCAACAAGGGCATGCGGTTGACACGGCGAAGAAGCAGCTCGCCGATCAGCAGCAGCAGGAAACGCAGCTCACGGCGCAGCTTCGCCGTCTGAGTGACGTGCGCACGACGGCGGCACAGCTTGCGGCGTCGGAGGCTTTGCTGAGCCGTGCGATGGCCACCGAAATTCAGTGGTCCACGTTTCTGGCCGATTTCAGCGTTATTGTTCCCAATTCGGTCTGGCTCGTTCAGCTCAACGCGCAGGAAGATGTGCAGCCGGGGACTCTCGCCGCACCGAATGCCGCGCCGCAGACGGTCGGGTCGGTGACGCTGCAAGGCTACGGAAAGGCGTGGCCAGATCTGGCGACCTTGCTCGATTCGTTGGGGAAAGAGACGTCGCACGGAATTGTCCAACCGTACTTTAGTACCGCGCAAGAGACGTTCATCGGAACGGTGAAAGTCATCCAATATCAGGCATCGACGGCGCTGTCACCGGCGGCCCTCTCCGGCCGGTGCGTGAATCCTGGGAGTTGTTGA
- the aroC gene encoding chorismate synthase, producing the protein MLRWLTAGESHGPALVAVLEGLPAGVEITTSVLGDALARRRMGYGRGARMTFERDEVEFLGGIRHGVTMGGPVAIRIANTEWPKWREVMAADPVPPEQLADLARAAPLTRPRPGHADLVGMQKYHLTDIRPILERASARETAARVALGTVAAAFLRQAAGIEVLSHVVAIGPVCAPAEPLPTPADRERIDADPVRCLDPQASAAMVAEIDAAKKDGDTLGGVVEVLGYGLPPGLGSHVHWDRRLDARLAAALMSIQAIKGVEVGDGFATARRRGSAAHDEIEAGADGVRRRTNRSGGTEGGMSTGEVLRVRAAMKPISTVPRALDTIDVTTGEPAKAINQRSDVCAVPAAGVVAEAMVELVLADALLEKFGGDHVVETRRNLQAYLDTLVVR; encoded by the coding sequence GTGCTCCGCTGGCTGACCGCAGGTGAATCGCACGGACCCGCGCTCGTCGCCGTCCTCGAAGGACTCCCCGCCGGGGTCGAGATCACCACGTCTGTGCTCGGCGACGCGCTCGCCCGCAGGCGGATGGGGTACGGCCGCGGCGCCCGGATGACCTTCGAACGCGACGAGGTCGAATTCCTTGGCGGCATCCGGCACGGCGTCACCATGGGCGGGCCGGTCGCCATCCGGATCGCCAATACCGAGTGGCCGAAGTGGCGGGAGGTCATGGCCGCGGATCCGGTGCCGCCGGAGCAGCTCGCCGACCTGGCCCGCGCTGCCCCGCTCACCCGCCCCCGGCCGGGCCACGCCGACCTGGTCGGGATGCAGAAATACCACCTCACCGACATCCGGCCCATCCTCGAACGCGCCAGTGCCCGGGAGACCGCCGCCCGGGTCGCCCTCGGCACGGTCGCGGCCGCGTTTCTCCGCCAAGCCGCCGGGATCGAGGTGCTCAGCCACGTCGTCGCGATCGGCCCGGTCTGCGCCCCGGCTGAACCGTTGCCGACGCCAGCCGACCGAGAGCGGATCGACGCCGACCCGGTCCGCTGCCTCGACCCGCAGGCCAGCGCGGCGATGGTCGCCGAGATCGACGCCGCGAAGAAGGACGGCGACACCCTCGGCGGCGTCGTGGAAGTCCTCGGCTACGGACTGCCGCCCGGTCTCGGCAGCCACGTGCACTGGGACCGCCGGCTGGACGCCCGGCTCGCCGCAGCGCTGATGAGCATTCAGGCCATCAAAGGGGTCGAGGTGGGCGACGGCTTCGCCACCGCACGGCGGCGGGGTTCGGCGGCGCACGACGAGATCGAGGCGGGCGCTGACGGGGTTCGGCGGCGGACCAACCGGTCCGGCGGCACAGAGGGTGGGATGTCCACCGGTGAGGTGCTGCGGGTGCGCGCCGCGATGAAACCGATCTCGACCGTCCCGCGGGCCCTGGACACCATCGACGTCACGACCGGCGAACCAGCCAAGGCGATCAACCAGCGCAGCGACGTGTGCGCCGTACCGGCTGCCGGCGTCGTGGCCGAGGCGATGGTGGAACTTGTGCTGGCCGATGCTCTATTGGAGAAGTTCGGCGGCGACCACGTCGTCGAAACCCGCCGCAACCTTCAGGCCTACCTCGACACCCTCGTCGTCCGCTGA
- the aroB gene encoding 3-dehydroquinate synthase codes for MTQVVRVGGEAPYDVRIGRGVLAELDTLVPAVVRRVAVLHQPTVASVADRIAAGLAAPNREVSLFPLPDGEAAKTVATAANLWDGLASAGFTRTDLIIGVGGGAATDLAGFVAATWLRGVDVVQVPTTLAGMVDAAIGGKTGINLDAGKNLVGAFHPPRAVLCDVGLLATVPPADYAAGLAEVIKTGFIADPVILELVEADPAAARTPAGPHTEELIVRSVAVKAAVVAADLRERIGTQLGREVLNYGHTLGHAIERREQYRWRHGDAVAVGLVFAAALARHAGLLDDATAERHRRILSAVGLPTRYPKEAWPELRAAMAIDKKARGSTLRFVVLEAIGRPRILADPDPAVLEAAYAEVAE; via the coding sequence ATGACCCAGGTGGTCCGGGTCGGTGGCGAAGCGCCGTACGACGTGCGCATCGGCCGGGGCGTGCTGGCCGAGCTCGACACGCTGGTGCCAGCCGTCGTCCGCCGGGTCGCCGTCCTCCATCAGCCGACCGTCGCGTCCGTGGCGGACCGGATCGCCGCCGGTCTTGCCGCCCCGAACCGTGAGGTCTCGCTCTTCCCCTTGCCGGACGGCGAGGCGGCCAAGACCGTGGCCACGGCCGCGAACCTCTGGGACGGCCTGGCGTCCGCCGGCTTCACCCGCACGGATCTGATCATCGGAGTCGGCGGGGGGGCGGCGACCGACCTCGCCGGTTTCGTTGCGGCGACCTGGCTGCGCGGGGTGGACGTCGTCCAGGTGCCCACCACTCTCGCCGGGATGGTCGATGCTGCGATCGGCGGAAAGACCGGAATCAACCTGGACGCCGGCAAGAACCTCGTCGGCGCCTTTCACCCGCCCCGCGCGGTGCTCTGCGACGTCGGGCTCCTGGCCACCGTGCCGCCGGCGGACTACGCCGCCGGTCTGGCTGAAGTGATTAAAACCGGGTTCATCGCCGATCCGGTGATCCTCGAACTCGTCGAGGCGGACCCGGCAGCCGCCCGGACGCCGGCCGGCCCGCACACCGAAGAGCTCATCGTCCGGTCGGTGGCGGTGAAGGCGGCCGTGGTCGCCGCCGACCTTCGCGAGCGGATCGGCACCCAACTCGGCAGGGAAGTGCTGAACTACGGGCACACCCTTGGCCATGCGATCGAGCGCCGGGAGCAGTACCGGTGGCGGCACGGCGACGCGGTAGCGGTCGGCCTGGTGTTCGCCGCTGCGCTGGCCCGTCATGCTGGGCTGCTGGACGACGCCACCGCCGAGCGGCACCGGCGCATCCTGTCCGCCGTCGGTCTGCCGACCCGGTATCCGAAGGAAGCCTGGCCGGAACTCCGCGCTGCGATGGCGATCGACAAGAAGGCCCGGGGGAGCACGCTGCGGTTCGTCGTCCTGGAAGCGATCGGCCGGCCGCGCATCCTTGCCGATCCCGATCCGGCCGTCCTGGAGGCCGCCTACGCGGAGGTAGCCGAATGA
- the pilM gene encoding type IV pilus assembly protein PilM, with the protein MQGRRGDQVAGRAPVGLDIGTSCVRGVEASIARGSVRIDRFGQVALPVGAVRDGEVADVDLVAAALRRLWSEVGFKSRKVALGVSNQRVVVRQVDLPWMELAELRKSLGYQVADFLPMPVEQAILDFYPVEEYLNEAGARTLRVLIVAGAREMITNAVEAVRRAGLKPASVDLTPFALIRAVVGQEQLGMASDAEAIVDVGARVTNIAVHQGGVPKFVRILLIGGADITDSIAERLGVPVDEAERLKYSFGVPLNAVERDAHPASRAIENATASFVDEIRGSLDYYLASPGAVPIRRVVLTGGGSRLRNLAQRLAFATRLPVDTVNPFATIRLGRTGLSQEQLAYIQPLVPVPMGLAVGGLS; encoded by the coding sequence ATGCAGGGACGGAGGGGAGATCAGGTGGCTGGACGGGCGCCTGTGGGCCTCGACATCGGAACGTCGTGCGTGCGGGGCGTGGAGGCGTCGATCGCACGAGGTTCGGTGCGCATTGACAGGTTTGGTCAAGTAGCTCTACCGGTCGGCGCTGTGCGGGACGGCGAAGTCGCGGACGTGGACCTCGTCGCGGCGGCGCTGCGCCGATTGTGGTCCGAGGTGGGTTTCAAAAGCCGCAAGGTGGCTCTTGGTGTGTCGAATCAACGGGTAGTCGTCCGGCAGGTCGACTTGCCCTGGATGGAGCTTGCCGAGCTGCGCAAGTCGCTGGGGTATCAGGTGGCGGACTTCCTGCCCATGCCGGTCGAGCAGGCGATTCTCGATTTCTATCCGGTTGAAGAGTACCTGAACGAAGCCGGCGCGCGGACCTTGCGTGTGTTGATTGTTGCAGGTGCCCGCGAGATGATTACGAACGCCGTTGAAGCGGTTCGCCGCGCCGGACTAAAACCAGCATCGGTGGACTTGACACCCTTCGCTCTGATCCGTGCCGTTGTCGGTCAGGAACAGCTGGGGATGGCATCGGACGCAGAGGCGATTGTCGACGTTGGAGCCCGGGTCACAAATATCGCGGTGCATCAAGGCGGCGTACCAAAATTCGTCCGGATTCTCTTGATTGGTGGTGCGGATATCACCGACAGCATTGCCGAGCGGCTCGGTGTACCGGTCGATGAGGCGGAGCGGCTGAAGTACAGCTTTGGTGTTCCGCTCAATGCGGTGGAGCGCGACGCTCACCCAGCGTCCCGCGCTATTGAGAACGCAACAGCGTCATTTGTGGACGAGATACGCGGCTCGCTGGACTATTACCTCGCCTCGCCCGGCGCGGTTCCTATTCGCCGTGTCGTCCTCACGGGCGGTGGATCACGTCTGCGGAATCTCGCGCAGCGGCTGGCATTTGCGACCCGCTTGCCGGTTGACACTGTCAACCCCTTTGCGACGATCCGCCTAGGACGGACGGGATTGTCGCAGGAACAGCTGGCGTATATCCAGCCGCTCGTGCCGGTGCCGATGGGTCTTGCCGTTGGAGGCCTTTCATGA
- the gspM gene encoding type II secretion system protein GspM codes for MAKVRPWIAAAVIGVLAVVLGGWLLFIKPQQKHAADLRAQVQQQVQSNSALQSQVRTLRAQRTALPSEQARIAAIQRKLPSDPGLPAYVRFLANAAAATHVELVSVAPSPPQTVAPPTPGAGAVPNAAPTPSPTSTPTSAPGNQSVSNSGSGGANAGSSGVSTAQLQTISVKITVVGDYFAIQQFLVKIEHADRATLVTGIALNPGTLPTPGGMGVSVPNGGVGSGSWQTLQGDISAVIFMSSTPAPSTSVSTVAPSPVATPTR; via the coding sequence ATGGCAAAGGTCCGCCCGTGGATTGCGGCAGCCGTTATCGGCGTGCTGGCCGTCGTGTTGGGGGGTTGGCTGCTGTTCATCAAACCGCAGCAGAAGCATGCGGCTGATTTGCGCGCGCAAGTCCAGCAGCAAGTGCAGTCCAACAGTGCGCTGCAGAGCCAGGTCCGGACGCTTCGAGCACAGCGCACAGCACTGCCATCCGAGCAAGCGCGGATCGCCGCGATTCAGCGGAAGCTCCCGTCCGACCCCGGCCTGCCGGCGTACGTGCGGTTTCTCGCGAACGCCGCGGCCGCCACTCACGTAGAACTTGTTTCGGTGGCGCCCAGCCCGCCACAGACCGTCGCGCCGCCCACTCCCGGTGCCGGTGCCGTTCCGAACGCGGCTCCGACGCCGAGTCCGACGAGTACGCCCACAAGCGCGCCGGGCAACCAAAGCGTTTCTAATTCCGGCAGCGGCGGTGCGAACGCAGGCTCGAGCGGGGTTTCGACCGCACAGCTCCAGACAATCTCCGTGAAAATCACGGTCGTCGGCGACTACTTCGCTATTCAACAGTTCCTGGTGAAAATTGAGCACGCCGATCGGGCCACCCTAGTGACGGGCATCGCCCTAAACCCCGGCACGCTCCCAACCCCGGGCGGAATGGGAGTGAGCGTCCCGAACGGAGGTGTCGGCTCCGGCTCGTGGCAGACCCTCCAAGGAGATATCTCAGCCGTGATTTTCATGTCGTCGACGCCAGCACCCTCCACTTCCGTGAGCACCGTTGCTCCGTCGCCGGTCGCCACGCCGACGCGATAA